In the Sarcophilus harrisii chromosome 3, mSarHar1.11, whole genome shotgun sequence genome, one interval contains:
- the POMP gene encoding proteasome maturation protein, translating into MNTRGLGSQLKDSISVSELSASSPFGNHDILRRGFSCVKNELLPSHPLELSEKNFQLNQDKMNFSTLRNIQGLYAPLKLQMEFKAVKQVQRLPFLQSSNLSLDILRGSDESIGFEDILNDPSQSEIMGEPHMMMEYKLGLL; encoded by the exons ATG aataCCAGAGGACTTGGATCTCAGCTAAAGGACAGTATTTCAGTTTCTGAACTTTCAGCTAGTAGTCCTTTTGGAAACCATGATATTCTTCGGAGAGG tttttcttgtgTGAAAAATGAACTTTTGCCTAGTCATCCTCTtgaattatcagaaaaaaat TTCCAGCTCAATcaagataaaatgaatttttccacACTGAGAAATATCCAGGGCCTATATGCTCCCCTGAAGTTACAGATGGAATTCAAGGCAGTGAAACAG GTCCAGCGTCTTCCCTTCCTTCAGAGCTCGAACCTCTCCCTGGATATTTTGAGGGGTTCTGATGAGAGTATTGGATTTGAAGATATTCTTAATG atcCATCGCAAAGTGAAATAATGGGAGAACCACACATGATGATGGAATACAAACTTGGTTTACTGTAA